CTCAATGGTTCCGGCAAACAGTCTTTTCAGTTTCGACTGAATATCCCCTGTGCTTTGGCAGTCTTGCATCAGTAAGTTGACCAGTTCCATTTCCTTGTCTGTAAGAATGTTTTTTGACTGTTTCATTCCATAACCTCCACTTTTGTCTTATGTGGAGATTATTGCCATTTACACGGGTGTTTAGTCAGTCTCTAGCCTATTTGTAAAAAAAAGTTCCCTTTAATATAGTTAAAAAAACATAAACAAAAAGGGGCTTTGCGGAAAAAAGAATATTTTTGTAAATAAAAAGCAAAAAATGCCACATCCCCAATCAAGGTGCCATGGCATTTTTTGTAGACTTATTTTCTTATAGACCCATCTTACTAGATTTATCTTATAGACCTACATTATAGACTTGTCTTATAGTCTTATATAGACTTGAGTTCCTCAAGGCTGTTTCTTTTTTAACAGCCCCTCAATCTTATCCTTATATTTCTCCGCTTGGTCTTCTAATTTATCAGCAATTCCTTCAGCCTTGTCTTCTACTGCATCTTTTAATTCTTCGGCACGTTCCAGCACGCCTTCCAGCTTATCTTCGATGTAATCTTTAATTTCTTCCGCCCGCCCCGCTATAACCTCAGCTTTATCCTCGGCCAAATCTTTAATTCCTTCAACCTTTTCTTTTACCTCAGATTTATCCAAAAACTCTTCTGTCTTTTTCACTGCACCGTCAATGCGCTCTTTCGCGGCATCGACCATTTTGTTTAGGTTATCCTTTAAATGATCCATCTTCATCCCTCTTTCCTGTTTTACATTTTTACTCTTATTACCATTGATATTCCTAGTGCCATAACCTGAATTGTAAAGATTGTAGCCAAAATTTTCGATACGTCTTGAAAAAGGTTCCGGTGCCGTGTCAAAATAGACTTAGTTCAACTGCTCACAACAGCGGCTTGGGCAGCGGTTCATTTTCCCTCATTATAATATTTTTCTCCATAAGTATTCTTCTCCATAAATTGTAATTCTCCTCTGCCAATCTAACCATCAGCGCAAAAAAACTTGCCATATCTTGCACTCGCAACACCCCTTGTTGACGACAGCGAACGAACATGTGACAATAGGCTTAAATGGCTGGAAAAAGAGAGGGATAAACCATTGGGCTATGTATCCACAACCAAAAAACCTACGGCTCCTTCAGGCGGCTGGTCTGATCTTTGGAAGCAAGAAGATTACTGGGCCATGTGGCTGGGTCTGACCATCGTGCTTCTGGCTATCCTGCTTTGGAGTACCGGCAATCATTTTATGAATTGGATTGTCCTGAAAATACCCGACTACAGCGATTATCATACCGGGCTGGATTATCTCTTCACTCATAAAAACTCTCTTTTGGCACTTTATCTGTTTTTACTTGTTTTATGCTCGGCAGCTATCAAAGTCTTAACCGGAGAAGTCAAAGGCTTCTTAGTAGGCTTTACCTTTCTTTTTGGCTTAAGTATTTTGGTTTCCTTTTTAGGTTCCTGGGATATCATGAAGCACTATAATATCGAGACTCCCCTACTGGCCCTTTTAGCGGGTCTGTTAATCAGCAACTTCCTGCGGATTCCCCATTGGCTGAGCACTGCGCTGCAGACTCAGTTTTATGTTAAATTTGGGATTGTGCTCATGGGTGCTTCCCTGCCTTTTACCCTGATTCTTCAAGCCGGCTCAACCGCCTTTGCCCAAGCCACCATTATTGCTGTGGCCACCTTCCTCACCATTTACTGGACGGGCACACGCTTTTTGGGTCTCGATAAACGATTTTCGGCTACCTTGGCTGCCGGAGGCTCCATCTGCGGTGTCTCGGCTTCCATCGCCATCGGCGGTGCGGTGAAAGCGGAAAAGCAGCATGTGTCCATTGCCATCTCGCTGGTTATTCTTTACTCCATTGTCATGATTTTCATCCTGCCTTTAGCTATTAAAGCTTTAGCCATTCTCCCCGGGCCGGCGGGAGCCTGGATTGGTACGGCAGAATTTGCCGATGCTCCGGGAATGGCTGCCGCCGCTGCCATCAACGAACAAGCGATTAAAACCTTTACCCTGATGAAAGTGGTCGGCCGTGACATGTTTATCGGCATCTGGTGTTTTGTCATGGCGCTCACCTCCATCACCCGCTGGGAAAAACGCTATTCGGGAACCACCCCCAATGCTTCGGATATCTGGTTCCGTTTCCCGAAATTTGTGTTGGGGTTTATTATCGCCTCCATTATCATTACGATTTTGGCCGCTTCCACTGATGCCGTGACCACCAAAGCTATCGATGATCATGTCATCAACCCGATTATCGAATTGAGGAATTGGGCCTTCATTCTTACCTTTCTCTCCATTGGGCTGTCCAGCCGTTTAAAAGAGCTGGCTTCAGTGGGCTGGAAACCTTTTGCCGCTTTTTCGGCCGGGGTTCTGGTGAATATCCCCTTAGGTTACCTCTTATCGGTGGTCATTATGGGCAACTATTGGACAACAATCAAGTGAGCAACATGGTTAAAACTGCCACCTTGGCCTGGCAAGGCTTTGTGGCTAGTTTATATAAAGTAAGGAGAGTAAAAGCATGCACCCAGATAATGAAACCTGCGTACAAAGGGCACGATTTTTCTTCTATTTTTATGAGAAAACCTGGGAACCCGGAGAAAAGCCGCCCTTAGCAGACATCTTAAAAGCTAAGAACATCAGCCCCCAGGCTGTCCGCAATTTAAAGGACTTTTTGGCTTGCCGCTTGGAACGGATCGCCGCTATGTTGGAGCTTCTGACCGAAGCCCACGATGATTGGGCGATGACGGGCAAAAAAGAGTATATCCTTTTGGAAACGGAAACTTATGATTTCAATGAGGCTCTCAAGCTCCTCAAGGACCATGGCTTTACGGATAAGGAATTTATCCTTAAAGTTGAATATACCCGTAAATGGGGCGTCCTCTAACATCACTAAACACTAAACCGCTAACCTACTAAACTGCTAAACCACTGACACTACGGTTCAGGCCGGAAGGCTGCCATCTTCGCCAAGGCCCAAGGGCTTTCTCTCGATTAGCGATCCTTGGGTTTTTTATGACCTGGTATCTGACATAATGTCAGGCCAATTTGTCTGATTGTGACAAATTGGCCTGATTTTTTATGGCCTCTTTTGCTTGGCCGATCACCCTGAAACCCTCTATTTATGCTAGCATTCACAAGAGCAAGCTTGTTGGCATAGAAATTGCTTATTATTAAGTTTACGAAATCAAATATTACCTGAGCAAACCACGGCGAAAGGAGATGACAGGCACTTCATTCCTCAGGCTGAATCCAGTCCTTTAACAAACCGGTCTAAAAACTACTTAAAAACTACTTTGGGAGGGTTTTAAGATGGCACAAGTTGAAACAAATAAACCAACCTCTCCTTCCGGCGGTTGGTCCGATCTTTGGAAAAAGGAAGATTATTGGGCAGTTTGGCTTGGTTTAGGGGTAGTCTTAGTGGCTATTATACTCTGGTCTTCAGGCAGCACTGCTATGAAATGGTTGGCCATCAGTGTGCCAAGTTATTCGGAATTCGGCAAAGCTGCAAGTTATGTCAGCACTCATGTCGGCGGTATTATCGGTCTATACCTACTTTTTATCGTCCTTTTCTCCATTGCCGTAAAAATTCTCGGCCATAAATTAAGCCAATTTATTCCTGGATTTACCATCGTCTTTATTATGAGCCTCGCTGTCACCATCCTGGGTTCCTGGGATGTCATGAAAAAATTCAATATGGAAGCTCCCCTGCTGGCTCTGGCCGTTGGCCTGATTATCGGTAACTTCATTAAGCTTCCCAAATTTATGGATGCTTCCCTGAGAACTGAGTTCTTTGTTAAAACCGGTATTGTCCTGATGGGAGCTACCCTTCCTTTCACTTTAATTCTCCAATCCGGCCCCGTGGCTTTTCTGCAGGCCACCATTATTGCCGTCACCACTTATCTGACCATTTATTGGGCTGGAACCCGCCTCTTTGGCTTAGATAACCGTTTTGCGGCTACTTTGGCTGCCGGCGGCTCCATCTGCGGCGTCTCCGCTTCCATTGCCATCGGGGGTTCTGTTAAGGCTGAGAAGCAGCATGTTTCCATCGCCATTTCCTTAGTTGTCGTTTGGGCTATTGTTATGATCTTTGCTTTGCCCATTTTCATTAAGGCCTTAAACATTCCTCCCGGTCCTGCCGGAGCCTGGATTGGCACCTCTGAATTCGCTGACGCGGCAGGCATGGCTGCGGCAGCCTCCATCAACGAACAGGCCATCAAAACCTTTACTCTCATGAAGGTGGTGGGACGGGATATGTTCGTTGGCATCTGGTGCTTCATCATGGCTTTCATCTCCATCACCAAATGGGAAAAACGCCAGGACGGAACCAAGCCTAAGGCCGGTGAAATCTGGACTCGTTTCCCCAAATTTGTTTTAGGATTTTTTGTCGCTTCCATTATTATCACTGCCTTGGTAGCAGGAGTGGATCCTGCTGTTTCCAAAGATATCACAGCCCAGGTTATTGGTCCCCTCAAAGAGTTAAGAAACTGGGCCTTCATCTTTACCTTCCTCTGTATTGGTTTGACCACCCGCTTCAAAGATCTCACTTCCGTTGGCTGGAAACCTTTTGCCGCTTTTACCACCGGGGTTTTAGTCAATGTACCTCTGGGCTATATTCTTTCTGTCGTCGTCATGGGCGGTTACTGGGCAATGGTCCAATAACCTCAAGCGCCGTGAACGGTGCAGTCCATCCGGAAAAAGCCTTCCACAACCTGGAGGGCTTTTTCTAATGAAGGGGCTAACAATAACAGGCCTGAAAAAATTCGACGTGAACATTAAAGGGGTATATTATATACTTAAAGAAGCTTGGGACATGAAAAAGCTTAGAACATGACGTTTTGAACATTCCTAAAGGTCTTATTGCGGCGATGATGAAGCATTGGGATGGAGGCCAAACCCTTGAAAGAAAACTCAATTCCCTGGTGGATGCGCATAAAAGTACATTTCCTCTTGTTTGGAATCGCCATGTCCATTCTCCCGCTGTTTTTTCTGGGCTATTTAGGTTTTACATCGGTACGGCAGAATCTTCAGATGGATATTTACGAACAAAACTTTAACCAGGTCTCCGTACTTGCCCATGAAATCCAGGATGCCATAGCCACTGTCGAAAGCAGCCTAAATTTTACGAAGCCAACCACTGCCCGGGCCTTGACGGGGGACGAGGAAACGCCGCGCCAGTTGATTTTGGAAACCCTGTTGCAGAAGGAACCTGCCCTTAAAGAGCTTAAGGTTTATGATCGCAACTTCAGAAGCATCGCCCATCTCCAGCGTCAGGCAAGTGTTCTGCCGGATTCGGCAGCCACCGGACCTGAACATACCCTCTCTGCAGAGCCTCTTCTCCCTACAAAGCCTCTTCTTTCTGCAGCGCCTCCCCTTTCTGCAGAATCTTCTTCGGCGATCAGCGACCTGTACTTTTCTCCGGAGGGTCAACCTGAAATCCGCCTTACTGTGGCTGTTCAAGACCCTAGGGACGGTAAGCTTCTGGGGTATCTGCAGGGGACTATCGACCTAACCACTATGATCAGCCGCTATTATAATTTTCAGTTAGATGAGGGAAAGTATGTCTTCTTAGTTGACCGGTCCGGAACCTTGATCGGCCAGACAGACCCTGCTCTCCCTGGGCATCAGGAAGTTCTTCGCCAGAATCCTGCCGTCCAGAGTTTCATGGCGGGGGAAGCTTTTTCGACAGGAAGCGACTATAAGAATTATGCCGGTATGCATGTGATTGGCGCCTTTGCCGCTATGGATACCCCGAACTGGGGGGTATTTATCGAGCAGCCTGCCCATGAAGCGAATAAGCCCATCTTTGAGCTGGCTCTTCGTTTGGTTATGATCGCCATTCTAATCATGACCCTGGTGATGATTATCAGCATTTCCTTCGGCTTAAAAGTCGTTCACCCCATTGAAAATCTGGAATCTCAAGTCAGGCAGATTATCCGGACGGGGGATTTGGAATCCCATATCCCCATTGAAAGCTGGGATGAAATCGGCAGGCTGGTCAAATCCTTTAACCAGCTGCTCAATTCCCTGGATCAGAAAAATGAAAACTTAAAGAACGAGCAGCAACTCCTGGCCACCGTGGTGGACGGAGTCGACGCCGGCATGGTGCTGTTAAATTCGGAAACGAAAATACTCTGGTGGAATACTAAGTTCGCTCAGTGGTTTGGTCAGCAGTTGGCCAATCTCCCCTGTGAGCAGGTCATTGCCGGACAGGGGACAGAGGGTGTCCTCCTGGAAAACGGCCGGACCATCACGGTTCTTCTCCAGGGGGAGCGCCGGCATTTCCGCCAGATGTATTATGAATTGTCACCGGATAATCCTGAAAATGCCTCTTATCTCCTGCTTCTTGATGACGTGACTCAGGAAGTGGAGATGGAAGCCCGCATGATTGAGACGGACAAGATGGCGGCCATCGGACTTTTAGCTTCAGGAGTAGCCCATGAGATTAACAATCCTCTGGCTGTGGTTGCCGCCTATAGTGAGGATTTGCTTGATCGTTTAAATGAAGAGAATGCCGCTCCCAGCCAGGAAGAGATTAAGCTGGGCTTTAAAACGGTTTTGGAGCAAATTGTCCGCTGCAAGCAAATCACCGCTCAGCTGCTGGGCTTTGCCCGCAAACGTGATTCCGGCAGCGACCTCATTGATATTGGCATCGCCAGCGCGCAGACTCTGGGGCTTTTGGAGCATAAGGCCAGGCAAAAGCATCTTCACATGCACTTTCAGGGGGAAGACAGTCTCTTCGCCCTGGGCAATGAAAACGAGTGGCAGCAAGTCGTGCTCAATCTGGTTACCAACGCCTTGGATGCTTCCGCCGAAGAAGGCATCATCGAACTGTGGAGCTACCGGGAGGGCCCTAAAATCCAGTTTATCATTCAGGATTATGGGGAGGGTATTCCTCAAGACCATCTCAAGAAAGTTTTCGATCCGTTTTTTACTACCAAATCCTTGGGCCAGGGCACAGGCTTGGGGTTATACGTGAGTTACGGTATTATTGCCAAGATGCATGGCGAAATGATCTTAGAAAGTACGGAAGGACAGGGGACTAAGGTAACCATTTCCCTGCCCTTCCATGAAGCAGGAGAGCAAAGCCCATGAAGCACAGTCAAAAAATTTTAATCCTCGATGATGAAACTACGTTGCGGGGCATTATCGCTCAGCGTTTAAAGCGCAAAGGCTATGACGTCCTGGAGGCCGGCACGGCCAGTGCAGGGTTGTCTTTCCTTAAAGATACTCTCATTGACGCCGTCTTGTTGGATATCAAGCTGCCGGATGGTGACGGGCTGATTCTGCTGCCCCAAATCAAGCAGATGCAAACGGATCTGCAGGTCATTATGCTGACCGGCAACGGGACCATCGAGTCCGCCATTGAGGCTATGAAGCTGGGGGCCTATGATTACCTGACCAAGCCCTGCAATTTAGCAGAGCTGGAAATCACGTTGCAAAAAGCCCTGGAAAAGCGCAAGCTGCTGATGGAAAATACCGGCCTGCGCCAGGTGGTCAACCGGCAAACGTCAGAGTTAAAAATCGTGGCGGAAAGCGAAGCCATGGTTGCACTCCTGGAAATAACCCGTAAAGTTGCTCAGACGGATACCTCTGTCCTGATCCAGGGGGAGAGCGGGGTCGGCAAGGATCTGATCGCCCAGGCTATCCATTTCTGGAGTTCCCGGGTCAATCAACCCTACATCCCTGTCAACGCCGGGGCCATTCCGGAAGCTCTCATCGAAAGCGAGCTTTTCGGACACGAAAAAGGCGCCTTTACCGGCGCCGGAACTCAAAAAATCGGCTTAGTGGAAATGGCCGACAACGGCACCCTCTTTCTCGATGAAATTGGGGAAATGCCTTTAGCGATTCAAGTCAAGCTGCTCCGCTTTTTAGAAAGCGGCGAATTCCGGCGGGTGGGCGACACCCGGCTGCGGCGGGTTGATGTGCGGATTGTGGCGGCGACCAACCGCGACCTGAGACAGGAAATAACTCAGGGCAGGTTCCGGGAGGATCTCTTTTATCGCTTAAACGGCTTAACTCTTCTGGTTCCGCCTCTGCGGGAACGGCGCCGGGATATTATCCCCCTTGTCCATCATTTCCTGAACTCCCGCCGCAAGGATCTGCTCCATAAGCAGTACAGCTTATTGCCGGAGACTCAGGAGCAATTGCTGAATTATAGCTTTCCCGGCAATACCCGTGAACTTTTCCATCTTATTGAACGGGGGCAAATTCTCTCCTCCGACGGTACCATCTCCCCCCATGACATCTGGCCGGAAAGGTCTGCTCAAGCTCTCAACCCCCCCGCCGCTGCCGATTCGGCAGAGGGCTTCTTCCCTATCTTTGCGAATGGCTCCTATCCTTCTTTGGAGGATGTGGAAAAAGCGTTTATCCTGTCTACCCTGAAAAAGACCAGAGGACATAAAACCCAAACAGCCAATTTATTGGGAATCAGTGTGCGCAATCTCTATCGCAAACTCCAGGCTTACCATATGAATGAGTAAAAATAGTTTGTTCTTGACGACATGACACTCCTGTCATATTATAAAAGTGACAGGAGTGTCATCTTTTGTAACTATCCCACATAGGGAATAGTAGGTCAGCGAAAGGAGAGGGTTCTTTGCCTACACAAACCTTTTTTAATCTGCCTGAAGAAAAAAGAAACCGCATCCTGGAGGCCGCTACCCAGGAATTTGCTGCTTATGCCTTTGACCAGGCCAGCATTGCCCGCATCATTGAGCAGGCGGGGATTCCCCGGGGCAGCTTCTATCAGTATTTTGAAAATCTCAAGGACTTATACAAGCATATTTTTAACCTTGCTGTGGAGAAGAAGCTCCTCTATTTTGATGCCAAAGTCCCCGACCTGCATGGGGATGGCTTTGAGTTTTTCTCCACCTTACAGAGGCTTTTCGCAGTAGGCTTGGAGTTTGCTCAGGATCATCCCGAACTTTTGGCCCTTGGTGATCGGTTTATTAAAGAAAGCAACCTCCAGCTGCGCAAAGAAGTGATGGCTGAACAAGCCTCTAAAACCACCGGCTTTTACAGAGCTATGCTGCAGCGGGGTTTCGAACTGGGGCAGCTGGATCCTGCCGTGGATTACACAACTGCACTTTTCTTTATGCGTGGAATGCATACTGCATTGACCGATGCTTATCTGGCTTTGGGCCCAAGCGATCAAAACCAATTCTTCGAAGATGAATCCTATCAGGAGACCATCCATAAGGTTCTTTATCTCCTTGCCCATGGTTTGAAAGCTAAGGAGGCGATACCGTGACGCTTTTGCTTGAAGGAAAAGGTGTCCGCAAGGTGTATCAAACGGGAGAGATTGAATTGGAGGTCCTGAAAGGGCTGGATTTTCAAATCTTCGCCGCTGAATTCATCGTGATCCTCGGCCAAAGCGGCTCCGGGAAAACCACCCTCCTCAATATTATCGGCGGTATGACTCCGCCTACCGCCGGGGAGCTGTATTACCGGGGGCAGCCTTTGCATGAGGCCAGTGACACGGAGCTGACTCTTTACCGGCGTCAGGCCGTGGGGTTTGTCTTCCAGCATTACAATCTGATGCCCAACCTGACCGCCTTTGAAAACATTTGGCTGGCCGCCGAAATCGCTGAAGACCCTCTGTCTGTGGATGAAGTCCTTCGGGACGTGGGGCTGGAGCCCTGGGCGGAGCATTTTCCTTCCCAGCTCTCCGGCGGGCAGCAGCAACGGGTGGCCATTGCCCGGGCTATCGTTAAGAATCCTGCCTTGCTGCTTTGTGATGAACCTACCGGTGCTTTGGATATTCAAACGGGTATTCAGGTGTTGAAAGCTTTACAAAAACTTAACCGGGATTACCAGAAAACGATTATTATCATTACCCATAACGGGGAGATTGCCAAGATGGCTGATCGTGTGTTTTTTATCAAGGATGGGATGCTGGAAAAAATCCAGATCAATGAGCATCCTCTCCAGCCGGAGGAACTTTTATGGTAGTGCTGAGAAAGAAACTGTTCCGGGAAATCCAAGCCAACAAAGGGGTCTATCTGGCCTGCATTGTGGTGATCATCATCGGGCTTCTTTCTTATACCTCCATGTCCATCGTTCTGGAAAATTTAGAACGGGCGCAAAGCAAGTTTTATGCCGATACCCACTTTGCCGATGGTTTCATTAAAGTCACCGGCTATCCTGAAAGTCAGGTGAAAAAGCTGGCTCAGCTGGAGGGGCTGGCTGATGCGGAGGGACGAATCGTCAAGGATGCCCGGCTTTTTGAAGAGCAATCCGACAGCAACCGTTCCCTGCGCCTGGTTTCCATGGGATTTGAAACGCCGCCGGAGCTGAATCAGATTCTGCTCTTCAGCGGCCGTTTTCCAGTGGACAGCTCCTTGGAGATCCTGGTGGATCCCAAATTCTTTGCTGCCAATGAACTGGCACTGGGGGATCAACTCACCCTGATTCTGGAAGGGAAGCGTTCCACCTTCACTGTGGTGGGAACTGCCCAAAGCCCTGAATTCATCTATGCTATGCGCTCCGCTCAGGATCTTTATCCTGATCCCCAGACCTTTGGCATGGCTTATCTTCCCTACACTTCCCTCAAGAGCTTAGTCAAGGAGTCCGGCCAGGTCAATGACATCGTCTTCTCCCTGGAGCCGGACACCAAGTTTGAGGATGTTAAAGCGCTCCTGGAGGAGGAACTTAAGCCCTACGGTCTCCAAAGCATCTTCCCCCGCAAGGATCAAACCAGCCACGCCATCCTCGAAGGGGAGCTGAACAGCCTGCGCAGTATGGCCCAGGCTTTGCCCATGGTCTTTCTGGGGGTTTCCAGCATTATTCTCTATACCATGCTGCGCCGCCTCATTGAACAACAACGGGGGAGCATCGGCACTTTAAAGGCTTTCGGCTTTACCAATCAGGAAATCGTCCTTCATTATTTATCTTATCCCCTCCTGATTGGCGGGATGGGAGGATTGTTGGGAGGGCTGTCCGGGATTGCCCTTTCTTTTCCCTTAACGGCTCTCTATGAAGAATTTTTTGCTCTGCCTGGTTTGGAAAGCACCTTTTCCTGGAAATATCTCTTTTTAGGGATCGCTCTTGCCCTGATTTTCAGTTTGCTTAGTGGCATTAAAGGCAGCCTGGACATCCTCCGCCTGGATCCGGCCGAGGCCATGCGTCCCGCGGCTCCAGGCTCAGCCAGGAAAACACCTCTGGAGAAACTGCCCAGGCTGTGGCGCTCCTTCGCTTCCCAAACCCAGATGGGGATCCGCAATGTTTTTCGTGCCCCTGTGCGCAGCGCTTTTACTGTGGTGGGCATGGCGGTGGTCTTCAGCTTAATGACTGTTTCCTGGTCCATGGAAAATATGATCGATAAACTCACGACCTTTCAATTCCAACAGGTGCAAACCTATGATGTGAAGATTGCTTTAAACAGTCCCGCCTCTGCCCGCTCCCTTCAGTATTCACTGGCCCATGAGCCGGGCGTCACCGAGCTGGAACCCCTTTTAGAAATCCCGGCTACCCTGCAGCATCAATGGCATAAGAAAGAAGTGGCTGTCTTAGGCCTCTCCCCGGATTCCACCCTTTATCATGTGCTTGATCAACAAGGCCATAAAGTCCCCCTGCCCTCTGATGGGATCCTGCTCTCCCAACGCTTGGCTCAGCTCCTGCAGGTGCAGGCGGGGGACTCCATTCAAGTGAAAAGCTCCCTCAGCCGTGAGTTGGTTGCCGAACAAGAGGAAACCCTGATTGTCAGAGGAGTCATCCCCCAATATATAGGGCTTAATGCTTTTATGGACATTGGTGCCCTGCAGAACTTTTTGCAGCAAGGGGAGATCGCCACGTCCATGCTCATCGGGATGAATGAAGAAGATGTCTCCGCCTTGAAAAGCAAGTACCGGGATGCCGGTCAAGTGGGTTCCATCGAATCCGCCAAAGAAAGCTTAGCCAAAATTGAGGAAATGATGGGCTCCTATGGCTTTACTATCTACTTTCTGGCCATCCTGGCCGGCATTGCCGGCTTCGCCCTGATTTATAATTCCAGCATTATCTCTCTTTCGGAAAGGCAGCGGGAGCTGGCCTCCTTGCGGGTTCTCGGTATGACACCCAAGGAAGTTCTCAAAGTGATCACCTCGGAGCAGTGGCTGTTAACCCTCCTCGGCGTTCTCCTGGGGATCCCCCTTTCTTTCGCTCTCTCCCAAGCGATGGGGCAATCCTTGAACTCCGATCTGTACACCCTCCCCACGGAAGTTCCTCTCTCGGCTCTGGGCGGTGCAGTGCTGGGAACGGCATTGTCCGTATGGTTTGCCCAAACACGGGCTTACCGGAAGATTGTCGCCATGCCTTTTGTGGAGATTTTAGCTACGAAAGAGTAACTCCTCCCCGTGGGGCGGCTCAACTCAAACTTAACTCTAATTAAGGAGGTCTTCCTATGTCTGTTGAACCATCTTCA
This genomic stretch from Desulfitobacterium chlororespirans DSM 11544 harbors:
- a CDS encoding ABC transporter permease — encoded protein: MVVLRKKLFREIQANKGVYLACIVVIIIGLLSYTSMSIVLENLERAQSKFYADTHFADGFIKVTGYPESQVKKLAQLEGLADAEGRIVKDARLFEEQSDSNRSLRLVSMGFETPPELNQILLFSGRFPVDSSLEILVDPKFFAANELALGDQLTLILEGKRSTFTVVGTAQSPEFIYAMRSAQDLYPDPQTFGMAYLPYTSLKSLVKESGQVNDIVFSLEPDTKFEDVKALLEEELKPYGLQSIFPRKDQTSHAILEGELNSLRSMAQALPMVFLGVSSIILYTMLRRLIEQQRGSIGTLKAFGFTNQEIVLHYLSYPLLIGGMGGLLGGLSGIALSFPLTALYEEFFALPGLESTFSWKYLFLGIALALIFSLLSGIKGSLDILRLDPAEAMRPAAPGSARKTPLEKLPRLWRSFASQTQMGIRNVFRAPVRSAFTVVGMAVVFSLMTVSWSMENMIDKLTTFQFQQVQTYDVKIALNSPASARSLQYSLAHEPGVTELEPLLEIPATLQHQWHKKEVAVLGLSPDSTLYHVLDQQGHKVPLPSDGILLSQRLAQLLQVQAGDSIQVKSSLSRELVAEQEETLIVRGVIPQYIGLNAFMDIGALQNFLQQGEIATSMLIGMNEEDVSALKSKYRDAGQVGSIESAKESLAKIEEMMGSYGFTIYFLAILAGIAGFALIYNSSIISLSERQRELASLRVLGMTPKEVLKVITSEQWLLTLLGVLLGIPLSFALSQAMGQSLNSDLYTLPTEVPLSALGGAVLGTALSVWFAQTRAYRKIVAMPFVEILATKE